The Natator depressus isolate rNatDep1 chromosome 8, rNatDep2.hap1, whole genome shotgun sequence genome window below encodes:
- the DCTN4 gene encoding dynactin subunit 4 isoform X2 encodes MASLLQSERVSYLVRGEKEIRAPLSQLYFCRYCSELRSLECVSHEVDSHYCPSCLENMPSAEAKLKKNRCANCFDCPCCMHTLSTRATSIPAPLPDDPAKTTMKKAYYLACGFCRWTSRDVGMADKSVASGGWQEPENPHTQRINKLVEYYQQLAQREKIERDRKKLVRRRNYMPLAFSDKYGLGTRLQRQRPGVSISALSGLSLKEGEDLREIKIEPADAVEEVEPLPEDYYTRPINLTEVTTLHQRLLQPDFQPICASQLYPRHKHLLIKRSLRCRKCEHNLSKPEFNPTSIKFKIQLVAVNYIPEVRIMSIPNLRYMKESQVLLTLTNPVENLTHVTLIECEAGDPDDINSTAKVVVPPKELILAGKDAAAEYDELAEPQDFQDDPDIVAFRKANKVGVFIKVTPQKEEGEVTVSFKMKHEFKNLAAPIRPSEEGDQSSEVIWLTHHVELSLGPLLP; translated from the exons ATGGCGTCGCTGCTGCAGTCGGAGCGGGTCTCGTACCTGGTGCGCGGCGAAAAGGAGATCCGCGCGCCGCTCTCCCAGCTCTACTTCTGCCGCTACTGCAGCGAACTCCGCTCCCTGGAGTGCGTCTCCCACGAG GTGGACTCTCACTATTGTCCCAGTTGCCTGGAAAATATGCCATCAGCTGAAGCTAAGCTGAAGAAGAATAG GTGTGCTAACTGTTTTGACTGCCCATGCTGCATGCACACTCTTTCTACCAGGGCGACAAGCATTCCTGCTCCACTTCCTGATGACCCAGCCAAGACTACAATGAAGAAAGCATATTACCTGGCCTGTGGATTTTGCCGCTGGACTTCCAGAGATGTGGGCATGGCAGATAAGTCTGTTG ccAGTGGTGGTTGGCAGGAGCCGGAGAATCCACATACACAGAGG ATTAACAAACTGGTTGAGTATTACCAGCAGCTGGCTCAGAGAGAGAAGATTGAGCGGGACCGTAAGAAGTTGGTGCGACGCCGAAACTACATGCCCCTGGCCTTTTCG GACAAATACGGCCTTGGAACCAGACTCCAGCGTCAGAGGCCTGGGGTGTCCATCAGTGCTCTTTCCGGACTCTC CCTGAAAGAAGGAGAGGACCTGAGGGAGATAAAGATTGAGCCCGCTGATGCTGTAGAAGAAGTGGAACCTCTGCCTGAGGATTATTACACAAGACCAATAAATCTAACAGAGG TGACTACCCTGCACCAACGTCTCCTGCAGCCTGACTTCCAGCCAATCTGTGCTTCCCAGCTCTACCCGCGCCATAAGCACCTTCTGATCAAACGCTCACTGCGCTGTCGG AAATGTGAACATAATCTGAGTAAACCAGAATTCAATCCAACATCCATTAAATTCAAAATCCAACTGGTTGCTGT CAACTACATCCCAGAGGTGAGGATCATGTCCATTCCCAACCTGCGCTACATGAAG GAGAGCCAAGTTCTTCTGACTCTGACCAATCCAGTGGAAAACCTCACCCATGTCACACTGATTGAGTGTGAGGCGGGAGACCCTGATGACATCAACAGTACTGCTAAG GTGGTTGTTCCTCCCAAGGAGCTCATCCTAGCTGGCAAAGATGCTGCAGCAGAATATGATGAGTTGGCAGAACCTCAGGATTTTCAAGATGACCCTGA CATTGTAGCCTTCAGAAAGGCCAACAAGGTGGGAGTTTTCATCAAGGTCACTCCACAGAAAGAAGAGGGCGAAGTGACCGTGAGCTTTAAGATGAAGCATGAGTTTAAAAATCTGGCCGCTCCAATCCGCCCCAGTGAGGAAGGCGATCAGAGTTCTGAGGTCATCTGGCTCACCCATCATGTGGAGCTCAGCCTTGGCCCACTGCTCCCATAA
- the SMIM3 gene encoding small integral membrane protein 3 — translation MEGPSSPNPTMSAIPKHILDIWVIVLIILATILVMTSMVLCPAMAVIIYRVRTHPIRNGVV, via the coding sequence ATGGAAGGCCCGAGCAGCCCAAATCCCACCATGTCTGCCATCCCCAAGCACATCCTGGACATCTGGGTCATTGTGCTGATCATCCTGGCCACCATCCTTGTCATGACGTCCATGGTGCTGTGCCCGGCCATGGCTGTCATCATCTACAGGGTGCGGACTCACCCCATACGCAACGGGGTCGTGTGA
- the DCTN4 gene encoding dynactin subunit 4 isoform X1 has translation MASLLQSERVSYLVRGEKEIRAPLSQLYFCRYCSELRSLECVSHEVDSHYCPSCLENMPSAEAKLKKNRCANCFDCPCCMHTLSTRATSIPAPLPDDPAKTTMKKAYYLACGFCRWTSRDVGMADKSVASGGWQEPENPHTQRINKLVEYYQQLAQREKIERDRKKLVRRRNYMPLAFSQHTIHVVDKYGLGTRLQRQRPGVSISALSGLSLKEGEDLREIKIEPADAVEEVEPLPEDYYTRPINLTEVTTLHQRLLQPDFQPICASQLYPRHKHLLIKRSLRCRKCEHNLSKPEFNPTSIKFKIQLVAVNYIPEVRIMSIPNLRYMKESQVLLTLTNPVENLTHVTLIECEAGDPDDINSTAKVVVPPKELILAGKDAAAEYDELAEPQDFQDDPDIVAFRKANKVGVFIKVTPQKEEGEVTVSFKMKHEFKNLAAPIRPSEEGDQSSEVIWLTHHVELSLGPLLP, from the exons ATGGCGTCGCTGCTGCAGTCGGAGCGGGTCTCGTACCTGGTGCGCGGCGAAAAGGAGATCCGCGCGCCGCTCTCCCAGCTCTACTTCTGCCGCTACTGCAGCGAACTCCGCTCCCTGGAGTGCGTCTCCCACGAG GTGGACTCTCACTATTGTCCCAGTTGCCTGGAAAATATGCCATCAGCTGAAGCTAAGCTGAAGAAGAATAG GTGTGCTAACTGTTTTGACTGCCCATGCTGCATGCACACTCTTTCTACCAGGGCGACAAGCATTCCTGCTCCACTTCCTGATGACCCAGCCAAGACTACAATGAAGAAAGCATATTACCTGGCCTGTGGATTTTGCCGCTGGACTTCCAGAGATGTGGGCATGGCAGATAAGTCTGTTG ccAGTGGTGGTTGGCAGGAGCCGGAGAATCCACATACACAGAGG ATTAACAAACTGGTTGAGTATTACCAGCAGCTGGCTCAGAGAGAGAAGATTGAGCGGGACCGTAAGAAGTTGGTGCGACGCCGAAACTACATGCCCCTGGCCTTTTCG CAACACACAATACACGTAGTG GACAAATACGGCCTTGGAACCAGACTCCAGCGTCAGAGGCCTGGGGTGTCCATCAGTGCTCTTTCCGGACTCTC CCTGAAAGAAGGAGAGGACCTGAGGGAGATAAAGATTGAGCCCGCTGATGCTGTAGAAGAAGTGGAACCTCTGCCTGAGGATTATTACACAAGACCAATAAATCTAACAGAGG TGACTACCCTGCACCAACGTCTCCTGCAGCCTGACTTCCAGCCAATCTGTGCTTCCCAGCTCTACCCGCGCCATAAGCACCTTCTGATCAAACGCTCACTGCGCTGTCGG AAATGTGAACATAATCTGAGTAAACCAGAATTCAATCCAACATCCATTAAATTCAAAATCCAACTGGTTGCTGT CAACTACATCCCAGAGGTGAGGATCATGTCCATTCCCAACCTGCGCTACATGAAG GAGAGCCAAGTTCTTCTGACTCTGACCAATCCAGTGGAAAACCTCACCCATGTCACACTGATTGAGTGTGAGGCGGGAGACCCTGATGACATCAACAGTACTGCTAAG GTGGTTGTTCCTCCCAAGGAGCTCATCCTAGCTGGCAAAGATGCTGCAGCAGAATATGATGAGTTGGCAGAACCTCAGGATTTTCAAGATGACCCTGA CATTGTAGCCTTCAGAAAGGCCAACAAGGTGGGAGTTTTCATCAAGGTCACTCCACAGAAAGAAGAGGGCGAAGTGACCGTGAGCTTTAAGATGAAGCATGAGTTTAAAAATCTGGCCGCTCCAATCCGCCCCAGTGAGGAAGGCGATCAGAGTTCTGAGGTCATCTGGCTCACCCATCATGTGGAGCTCAGCCTTGGCCCACTGCTCCCATAA